The genomic region CCACCACCGATACCGGAGCGACCACAGAGGACATCAACTTTTCCTCGGAAGAAGGCGGATCGATCGCCTCCGTTTCCTCCTCCAACCAAACCTTTGAGGAAATCCGCGATCGCGTCGTGGCGATTTTGTCCGAACTCCCGGATTACGTCAGCAGCTTTTTTGGCGAATACCAAAAACCGATCGTGACCGTCGGACTGGTTGTCGCGGCCCTCGTCACCGTCAGAGTCACCCTGGCGGTGGTCGATGCGATTAACGACATCCCTCTGCTCTCCCCATTTTTGGAGTTAGTCGGGATTGGATACTCTGCTTGGTTTGTTTATCGTTATTTACTGCGGGCTTCCAACCGTCAGGAATTGCTTAACGAGCTTAACAGCCTCAAAGATCAAGTCGTCGGCAAAAGTTCCTCACGCTAATTCCCGCATTTTCAGGGGCGATCGCGCGCCGCATCCACGAGCGCTTGTGGCGGTACGCCGTCGGGATCGCCGTCGAAATCAATCCCAACAACTGCACGGTTTTGGTTTCGCGTCCGCCTCCCGATCGGCACCGCCCGCCCCGCCAGAATCCCCGACAAGAGCCGAGATCTCGGCTCTTGTTTGTTTATCGAGTGGAGTTGACGACGCAAGCGAGCTGCGATCCTCGAAGGCGTTCGCCTATAGTCTGCGGCACGGCTTCATGTTTTGTGCTTAGGGACGGATCCGCCGTATCGCCCGGGTTCTGCGCCCCCTTACTCTTGTTCGCGCTCTTGTTCGGGAGAGGACTCGGGGGCGTTTTCAGTTGACGGTTGACGAGGGGATCGGTATCGTTTTCGCTCCCGATTGCCCGATAAATGTTTGTCAAATTGGCTGTTGAGAAAAACAACGAGTTCTTCAACAGTATCGAGATTGTAAATCGCGAGTGGATCGATCGCGTCGCCCCCAAATTGTTGCTGGAAATCTTCACATAAATTCAATTGCCAATCGAACCAACAAATCAGCGAAAACTTCAGATCGGCATCGAGGCGATCGCCCGGCCACACTCTCGCCATTTCCACCCCCGAATAGGCTTTGAGGCGATCGTAAACAAATGCAACCACAGGAGCGGCGATCGCGCGCGGTTGCCAAAAAGACTCAAACCACTGCTGTAATGTCAAGGAACGACGACAGTACAAACCGTGATTGACCACTCGCCTCATCTCAATATCGGGACTGAGATCGTTGTAGGTTTGAACGCTGAAAAACAAATTTTTGAGTTGGCGCAACATGCCCGCAGTGCGCTCCCGATTCTCGATCTTTTCCCAAGTGTTCCCATCTCAACAGAGTCTTTCTCATCACTGGAAAAAGATCGCGAGCGATTCCCCTCGCGATCGCCTCATCGATCGGCGCGCCCAACTCCATCGATGCGGCTCCCGCAACCGGGGCGCGAACCACCCGCCATTGTCATCGAAAATCCGGACGATTGGGCGGCCAAACCCTCGAACGTCAAGGCGTCTCGCGATCGCGGCCTCTACCTCGCGTTCCCCTCTCCCGTCGGTGGCGTGGCTTCTGTCTCTGTCGGACTGG from Oxynema aestuarii AP17 harbors:
- a CDS encoding CAAD domain-containing protein translates to MNPNTDPKQETTTDTGATTEDINFSSEEGGSIASVSSSNQTFEEIRDRVVAILSELPDYVSSFFGEYQKPIVTVGLVVAALVTVRVTLAVVDAINDIPLLSPFLELVGIGYSAWFVYRYLLRASNRQELLNELNSLKDQVVGKSSSR